The Antedon mediterranea chromosome 11, ecAntMedi1.1, whole genome shotgun sequence genome window below encodes:
- the LOC140062795 gene encoding myogenesis-regulating glycosidase-like, with product MCYISKKAQQVIMVMSLGVLLAGILLWFYVSQSSYVLVYNLGMNFITIKPNSHSVTIELEEKKIFQMRLGSQVSDSLYCVDCRIHIGKMSACVNWINDTNTYSDTSAQTIMKFEDGGDDDISCLHVDWKIYSSDFILEDCINMSIGHWYGGAETNSLKWPLEKSSIPMQPYVSLDLIEHKQAYGSVLERYWLSSSGIAVVVDKITPLHVSINENGNQELCLRSSYLNSPYKNPSGQLPHLKYSICMSRNIRKVHDAIMKKYFEKPLSVPDTKMFELPIWSTWARYKQNVTQENVLTYANEIQEHNFPNSQIEIDDFYNTKYGEIDFDLKKFENPNEMVQELHRLGFRVTSWSHPFANFESKAFKEGLLKGYWVHDLKDIVPGLVKWWNGVAAIIDPTNCEASTWFLDRLKQLQKTTGIDSFKFDAGETQYLPLYFTSKKTLNDPNLYCAHYVKMVSEIGNMVEVRCGHQSQKYPVFVRIMDKDSNWGYENGLKTLIPSAILFGLLGYPFVLPDMIGGNAYKDGNINAKYKPERELFIRWLQVTAYLPVMQFSIAPWQYDDEVVNISKKMVDIHKDVVAPLVLQLAKDSVMKGYPIIRPLWWIAPEDSICHALDSEFLIGDSFLVAPILENEKRKRDIYLPDGNWQDTSTKFLYSGGRWIKNFSVPIDHVATFKKLSST from the exons ATGTGTTACATCAGCAAGAAAGCGCAACAAGTTATCATGGTCATGTCACTAGGTGTGCTTCTGGCAGGCATATTGCTGTGGTTTTATGTATCGCAGAGTTCCTATGTCCTGGTGTACAACCTCGGAATGAATTTCATCACAATTAAACCCAATTCTCATAGTGTCACAATTGAACTAGAGGAGAAGAAGATTTTTCAGATGAGATTGGGGTCACAGGTCAGCGATTCTTTGTATTGTGTTGACTGTCGTATACACATTGGTAAAATGAGCGCGTGTGTAAATTGGATAAATGACACAAATACATACAGCGACACATCCGCTCAAACCATAATGAAATTTGAGGATGGCGGAGATGATGATATCAGTTGTTTACATGTAGATTGGAAAATCTATTCATCAGATTTCATTCTTGAAGATTGTATTAATATGAGCATTGGGCATTGGTATGGAGGAGCTGAAACTAATAGTTTAAAATGGCCACTTGAAAAAAGTAGCATCCCAATGCAACCGTATGTTAGCTTGGATTTAATTGAACATAAACAAGCATATGGGTCTGTTCTTGAGAGATATTGGTTGTCTTCAAGCGGAATAGCAGTAGTTGTTGATAAAATTACTCCTTTACATGTCAGTATAAATGAAAATGGTAATCAGGAATTATGTTTAAGATCATCTTACTTAAATTCACCTTATAAAAATCCGTCTGGTCAGCTTCCGCACTTAAAGTACTCAATATGTATGAGCAGAAATATCAGAAAAGTGCATGATGCtattatgaaaaaatattttgaaaaaccTTTAAGCGTGCCTGATACCAAAATGTTTGAGTTGCCCATTTGGTCAACATGGGCAcgatataaacaaaatgtaaccCAGGAAAATGTGCTAACCTATGCAAATGAAATTCAGGAACACAACTTCCCAAACAGCCAAATTGAAATTGATGATTTCTACAACACAAAATATGGtgaaattgattttgatttaaaaaagttTGAAAATCCTAATGAAATGGTCCAAGAACTTCACAGGCTTGGATTCAGAGTCACGTCTTGGTCTCATCCATTCGCTAATTTTGAATCTAAAGCGTTTAAAGAAGGTCTTTTGAAGGGATATTGGGTTCAtgatttgaaagacattgttcCAGGTCTTGTTAAGTGGTGGAATGGTGTTGCAGCCATTATTGATCCAACAAACTGTGAAGCGTCAACCTGGTTCCTCGACAGGTTGAAACAACTACAAAAAACTACAGGCATTGACTCCTTTAAATTTGATGCTGGAGAAACGCAATATCTTCCACTTTATTTTACTTCCAAAAAAACACTCAATGATCCGAATTTATACTGTGCACATTATGTCAAAATGGTCTCAGAAATTGGAAACATGGTAGAGGTGCGATGTGGTCACCAGTCGCAAAAATATCCTGTGTTTGTCCGAATCATGGATAAAGACTCAAACTGGGGTTATGAAAATGGTTTAAAGACATTGATCCCGTCAGCCATTTTGTTCGGTCTCCTAGGATACCCGTTTGTTTTGCCTGATATGATAGGTGGCAATGCTTATAAAGACGGTAACATCAACGCTAAATATAAACCAGAGCGGGAGCTTTTTATTCGTTGGTTGCAAGTAACTGCGTACCTTCCAGTGATGCAGTTCTCCATCGCACCTTGGCAATATGATGATGAAGTAGTAAATATTTCAAAGAAGATGGTAGATATTCACAAAGATGTGGTTGCACCTCTTGTGTTACAATTAGCCAAAGATTCTGTCATGAAAG gtTATCCAATCATTCGTCCATTATGGTGGATAGCACCAGAAGATTCAATTTGTCATGCGTTAGATTCAGAGTTCCTTATTGGTGATTCTTTCCTAGTTGCACCGATACTCGAAAATGAAAAGAGAAAAAGAGACATCTACCTACCAGATGGAAATTGGCAGGATACATCAACTAAGTTTTTATATTCCGGTGGAAGGTGGATTAAAAACTTCTCAGTTCCAATTGACCATGTTGCAACATTTAAGAAATTAAGCAGCACTTAA